A genomic segment from Vagococcus zengguangii encodes:
- the rpe gene encoding ribulose-phosphate 3-epimerase gives MKIAPSILSADFANLERDVVLVEKAGADYIHIDVMDGQFVPNITLGPNIVAALRPVTKLPLDVHLMIVEPERYIEDFAKAGADFIVIHAESTPHLHRGVQMIKDLGVKAGVVINPGTPVSAIEHVLSMVDMVLLMTVNPGFGGQSFIPEVTDKIAQVAAIREAKGYHYEIEVDGGVTDQTIKACADAGADVFVAGSFVYAAENPAERIQALRDAVN, from the coding sequence ATGAAGATTGCACCATCTATTTTGAGCGCTGATTTTGCGAATTTAGAAAGAGACGTTGTCTTAGTTGAGAAGGCAGGAGCAGATTACATCCATATTGATGTCATGGACGGTCAGTTTGTACCGAATATCACGTTGGGGCCAAATATTGTGGCAGCCTTACGCCCGGTGACTAAATTACCTTTAGACGTTCACTTGATGATTGTTGAACCTGAGCGTTATATTGAAGATTTCGCCAAAGCAGGAGCGGATTTCATCGTGATTCATGCCGAAAGTACGCCTCATTTACATCGTGGTGTTCAAATGATTAAAGATTTAGGCGTAAAAGCAGGTGTTGTCATTAATCCAGGTACGCCAGTTAGTGCAATTGAACATGTGCTGAGTATGGTTGATATGGTCTTGTTAATGACGGTTAATCCAGGATTTGGTGGGCAATCATTTATTCCTGAAGTAACGGATAAAATTGCGCAAGTTGCAGCGATTCGTGAAGCAAAAGGCTATCACTACGAAATTGAAGTTGACGGTGGCGTAACTGACCAAACGATTAAAGCTTGTGCCGATGCTGGTGCGGATGTTTTTGTGGCAGGTTCTTTTGTCTATGCGGCTGAAAATCCAGCTGAGCGTATTCAAGCGTTACGCGATGCGGTGAACTAA
- the rsmB gene encoding 16S rRNA (cytosine(967)-C(5))-methyltransferase RsmB → MSKINQKHVPHKIKKNPRFVAMNLLTQVSQNQAYSNLLVDKGIREGNLDARDARLMTEIVYGTLSRQLTLEYYLAPFIQKAKKIEPWVKQLLLLSLYQLTYLDRVPAHGVVNDAVEIAKAYGNPGIGKFVNGVLRNVLRQERPDLSKIKDATERLSIQLSLPEWLVEKLIATIGEEETIALGESLVETSRSSARVNTKYMTQTEAIAFLQEDGYEVEASKVSPVGIVGPTGFLAGSSLFERGEITIQDESSMLVAPSLQLQPSDYVLDACAAPGGKTTHIAQYLEAEQGGRVLGLDIHQHKTKLIEKNAERLHLGDVVTAQQLDARQVSEMFEDETFDKILVDAPCSGLGLLRRKPDIKYSKKPSDFANLPKIQLEILESVATKVKQYGIITYSTCTILPEENQEVVQQFLINHPEFEIIEVAGAEPFASKEKWITLYPHQYGTDGFFICSLQRKAK, encoded by the coding sequence ATGAGTAAAATAAATCAAAAACATGTACCACATAAAATTAAAAAAAATCCGCGCTTCGTTGCGATGAACTTATTAACGCAAGTTAGTCAAAATCAAGCGTATTCAAATTTATTAGTCGACAAAGGGATTCGCGAAGGTAACTTAGATGCTCGCGATGCTCGTTTAATGACGGAAATTGTCTACGGGACACTGAGTCGTCAATTGACACTTGAGTATTACTTAGCACCCTTTATTCAAAAAGCGAAAAAAATTGAGCCTTGGGTTAAACAGTTATTATTATTGTCACTTTATCAACTTACCTATTTAGACCGCGTGCCTGCTCATGGCGTGGTAAATGATGCGGTTGAGATTGCTAAAGCCTATGGTAATCCAGGTATCGGTAAATTCGTGAATGGTGTTTTACGTAATGTTTTACGTCAAGAACGTCCTGATTTATCAAAGATTAAAGATGCGACAGAACGTTTATCGATTCAATTAAGTTTGCCGGAATGGTTAGTAGAGAAGCTAATTGCAACGATTGGTGAAGAAGAAACGATTGCCTTAGGTGAGTCGTTAGTTGAAACAAGTCGTTCAAGTGCGCGAGTGAATACAAAATATATGACGCAAACAGAAGCCATAGCCTTTTTACAAGAAGATGGTTATGAGGTTGAAGCCTCTAAAGTTTCACCAGTTGGGATTGTTGGTCCAACAGGTTTCTTAGCTGGAAGTAGCTTGTTTGAACGTGGTGAAATTACCATTCAAGATGAAAGTTCGATGCTGGTGGCGCCAAGTTTACAACTGCAACCAAGTGATTATGTCTTAGATGCTTGTGCAGCGCCAGGTGGTAAAACAACGCATATTGCGCAATATTTAGAAGCTGAGCAAGGTGGTCGTGTACTAGGACTAGATATTCATCAACATAAAACAAAATTGATTGAAAAAAATGCCGAACGTCTGCATCTTGGTGATGTGGTAACCGCTCAACAGCTTGATGCGCGTCAAGTAAGTGAGATGTTTGAAGATGAAACCTTTGATAAAATTTTAGTGGATGCCCCGTGCTCTGGTCTAGGGTTATTGCGCCGTAAACCAGATATTAAATATAGTAAAAAGCCTAGTGATTTTGCCAATTTACCCAAAATTCAACTAGAAATTTTGGAAAGTGTTGCAACTAAGGTCAAGCAATATGGTATCATTACGTATAGTACGTGTACGATTTTACCTGAAGAGAATCAGGAAGTTGTCCAACAGTTTCTTATTAATCATCCGGAATTTGAGATTATTGAAGTGGCTGGTGCTGAACCATTTGCTTCAAAGGAGAAGTGGATAACGTTATATCCACACCAGTACGGTACAGATGGATTTTTCATTTGCAGTTTGCAAAGAAAAGCTAAATAA
- the recG gene encoding ATP-dependent DNA helicase RecG, with translation MKSLKDSVAVLSGVGPKKVEQLQSLGIETIEQLITYYPFRYNDFQLRQIEEIADQEKVVLKGTVVTEAVVSHFGYKKNRLAFNMRQEHVVVKVTFFNQHFLQKQIHMGEEITVYGKWDSKRQSLMGIKILSSGSQQEGVDEFAPIYHVNKKVRQQTLVDIIAKGIDGYLPLIQDWLPDELVEKYQLLDRQEAVKAMHFPETMSQNQAARHRMVFEEFFEFQMRMQQLRHQEKTSDIGTEILYDNARLKAFIETLPFELTGAQKRVTNEICRDMRSPLHMHRLLQGDVGSGKTVIAAIVLYAAVTAGFQGAMMVPTEILAEQHYLSLTDLFKDAEVKIALLTGSTKAKEKREILAQLANHELDIIVGTHALIQDGVDYHHLGLVITDEQHRFGVKQRQALREKGNHPDVLFMTATPIPRTLAITAYGEMDVSVIDELPAGRIPITTRWVKPQQLNTVLDWSAKELRKGHQVYVICPLIEESESLDLKNATELFETLQQYYAPEFQVGLLHGKMKPVEKDEIMKQFKNNALQVLVSTTVIEVGVNVPNATIMMIMDAERFGLAQLHQLRGRVGRGSDASYCILVSAPKNDTGIERMKIMTETTDGFVLSQKDLEMRGPGEFFGARQSGMPQFQVGDMVVDFDILETARQEATAIWEQPDWQLKNGYQLLAEKMTEIEQAGKFD, from the coding sequence TTGAAATCATTAAAGGATTCTGTTGCGGTATTATCAGGTGTGGGACCGAAAAAAGTTGAGCAGTTACAATCATTAGGTATCGAAACGATTGAACAATTAATTACCTATTATCCGTTTCGCTATAATGATTTTCAATTGCGTCAAATCGAAGAAATTGCCGATCAAGAAAAAGTGGTTTTAAAAGGAACGGTTGTGACGGAGGCGGTCGTATCGCATTTTGGATACAAAAAAAATCGTCTAGCCTTCAATATGCGCCAAGAACACGTCGTCGTCAAGGTGACATTCTTCAACCAACATTTCTTGCAAAAACAAATTCACATGGGCGAAGAAATTACTGTTTACGGTAAGTGGGATAGCAAACGCCAATCACTAATGGGAATTAAAATATTAAGCAGTGGCTCTCAACAAGAAGGTGTGGATGAATTTGCGCCGATTTATCATGTGAATAAGAAAGTTCGTCAGCAGACCTTAGTTGATATTATCGCTAAAGGAATTGATGGTTATTTACCGCTTATCCAAGATTGGTTACCTGATGAGTTAGTTGAAAAGTATCAATTGTTAGACCGACAAGAAGCAGTTAAAGCGATGCACTTTCCTGAAACGATGAGTCAAAATCAAGCAGCACGTCATCGTATGGTATTTGAAGAGTTTTTTGAATTCCAAATGCGTATGCAGCAACTACGTCATCAAGAAAAGACGAGTGATATAGGGACTGAGATTCTATACGATAATGCACGCTTAAAAGCCTTTATTGAGACGTTGCCGTTTGAGTTGACTGGAGCCCAAAAACGTGTGACGAATGAAATTTGTCGTGACATGCGTAGTCCCTTACACATGCATCGCTTACTACAAGGGGATGTTGGTAGTGGGAAGACGGTTATTGCGGCTATTGTATTATACGCTGCGGTAACAGCTGGTTTTCAAGGGGCGATGATGGTGCCAACTGAGATATTAGCCGAACAACATTACTTAAGTTTGACCGATTTATTTAAAGACGCTGAAGTGAAAATTGCACTTCTGACTGGTTCGACCAAAGCCAAAGAAAAACGTGAAATTTTAGCGCAGTTAGCCAATCATGAGTTAGATATTATTGTCGGAACCCATGCTTTAATTCAAGATGGGGTAGACTATCATCATCTCGGTTTGGTAATTACCGATGAGCAACACCGTTTCGGGGTGAAACAACGTCAAGCTTTGCGTGAAAAAGGCAACCATCCAGATGTCTTATTTATGACCGCCACGCCAATTCCGCGTACGCTCGCGATTACTGCCTATGGTGAGATGGATGTTTCAGTTATTGATGAGTTACCAGCTGGCCGTATTCCGATTACGACACGTTGGGTCAAACCACAGCAACTTAATACGGTGCTGGACTGGTCGGCCAAAGAGTTACGTAAAGGTCATCAAGTTTATGTTATCTGTCCTTTAATAGAAGAATCAGAATCATTAGATTTGAAAAATGCGACTGAATTATTTGAAACGTTACAACAGTATTATGCACCGGAATTTCAAGTGGGGCTACTGCACGGTAAAATGAAGCCAGTTGAAAAAGATGAGATTATGAAGCAATTTAAAAATAATGCGTTACAAGTTCTCGTTTCAACCACGGTAATCGAAGTAGGTGTGAATGTGCCGAATGCGACCATCATGATGATTATGGATGCGGAACGTTTTGGTCTAGCACAGCTTCATCAGTTAAGAGGGCGAGTAGGGCGTGGGAGCGACGCGTCATATTGTATTCTAGTTTCGGCACCGAAAAACGATACGGGTATCGAACGAATGAAAATCATGACAGAAACAACAGATGGCTTTGTCTTGAGTCAAAAAGATCTGGAAATGCGCGGACCCGGAGAATTCTTTGGCGCTCGACAGTCAGGAATGCCGCAATTTCAAGTCGGTGACATGGTGGTGGACTTCGATATTCTAGAGACAGCTCGCCAAGAAG
- a CDS encoding thiamine diphosphokinase, with protein sequence MKQVMIVAGGEPSLWPSLAAFSKQDVWIGVDRGSLFLVERGIAPTLAVGDFDSLSADELAHVKHHAKEVITAQPEKDFTDTELAVFEALRRYPNHSITIIGASGGRWDHFLANLWLPLDWQNIELATKITLRDEQNSLQYFLPGEHRISKEADKKYLAFVCLTPVTGLSLYDAKYLLDKADCPYPKSYASNEFVGESTRFSFDSGIVAVIQSVDKQ encoded by the coding sequence ATGAAACAAGTGATGATAGTCGCGGGTGGTGAGCCAAGTCTTTGGCCGTCACTTGCGGCTTTTTCCAAACAAGATGTCTGGATTGGTGTTGACAGAGGTAGTTTATTTTTAGTTGAACGGGGGATTGCTCCTACTCTTGCTGTGGGTGATTTTGATTCATTAAGTGCTGATGAATTAGCACACGTTAAACATCATGCCAAAGAGGTCATAACTGCGCAACCGGAAAAAGATTTTACTGATACAGAATTGGCTGTTTTTGAAGCGTTGCGACGCTATCCGAATCATTCAATTACGATTATTGGTGCTTCAGGTGGGCGTTGGGATCATTTCCTTGCTAATTTGTGGCTACCGCTTGATTGGCAAAATATTGAATTAGCGACGAAAATTACTTTGCGAGATGAACAGAACAGTTTGCAGTATTTTTTACCTGGTGAACATCGAATCAGCAAAGAAGCGGATAAAAAGTATTTAGCTTTTGTTTGTTTGACGCCAGTAACGGGGTTATCTTTATATGATGCTAAGTATTTGCTTGATAAAGCAGATTGTCCGTACCCAAAGAGCTATGCGTCTAATGAATTTGTAGGCGAAAGTACTCGTTTTAGTTTCGATAGTGGGATTGTGGCAGTGATTCAAAGCGTGGATAAACAATAA
- a CDS encoding Stp1/IreP family PP2C-type Ser/Thr phosphatase has protein sequence MKVAFQTNVGKKRSSNQDSVGLYLNQKNIALAIVADGMGGHQAGDVASQLTVNQLGSVWEQTDIDEEEIVISWLNAEIQVLNHRIYEEGVQYPERAGMGTTIVAAVVIDKRVILANVGDSRSYLVRDGEIVQVTEDHSLVNELVKTGEISKEEAQLHPRKNVLTRSLGLPMEVEIDVIKLDLVLNDYIILCSDGLSNMVPDERMLRIVASEIALKEKVTKLIEIANEAGGKDNITVLLMDFEGEEGEE, from the coding sequence ATGAAAGTTGCTTTCCAAACGAATGTAGGTAAAAAACGTTCAAGTAATCAAGACTCGGTCGGATTATATCTTAACCAAAAAAATATCGCTCTAGCGATTGTTGCTGACGGTATGGGAGGACATCAAGCTGGCGATGTTGCGAGTCAATTAACGGTTAACCAATTAGGATCTGTTTGGGAACAAACCGATATTGATGAGGAAGAAATCGTTATAAGCTGGTTAAATGCGGAAATTCAAGTGTTGAATCATCGCATTTATGAAGAAGGTGTCCAATATCCAGAACGAGCGGGTATGGGTACAACTATTGTAGCGGCTGTTGTAATTGATAAACGTGTGATTCTGGCCAATGTTGGCGATAGCCGTTCGTATTTAGTTCGTGATGGTGAAATTGTCCAAGTCACAGAAGACCATTCACTAGTAAATGAGCTAGTGAAAACAGGTGAGATTTCAAAAGAAGAGGCTCAATTACATCCTAGAAAAAACGTTCTAACACGTTCTTTAGGATTGCCGATGGAAGTTGAGATTGATGTAATTAAGCTTGACTTGGTATTAAATGATTATATTATTTTGTGTTCAGACGGTTTAAGTAATATGGTGCCAGATGAAAGAATGTTACGTATTGTGGCAAGTGAGATAGCCTTGAAAGAAAAAGTCACAAAGTTGATTGAAATCGCAAATGAAGCAGGAGGTAAAGATAACATTACCGTTCTCTTGATGGATTTTGAAGGCGAAGAAGGTGAAGAATAA
- the rpmB gene encoding 50S ribosomal protein L28, with protein sequence MAKECYITGRKARSGNTRSHAMNSSKRTWKANLQKVRILVDGKPKKVWVSTRALKSGKVERV encoded by the coding sequence ATGGCAAAAGAATGTTATATCACTGGACGTAAAGCTAGATCTGGTAACACTCGCTCTCACGCGATGAATTCATCTAAACGTACTTGGAAAGCTAACCTACAAAAAGTTCGCATTTTAGTAGACGGTAAACCTAAGAAAGTTTGGGTTTCAACTCGTGCTTTGAAATCAGGTAAAGTTGAGCGTGTTTAA
- the rsgA gene encoding ribosome small subunit-dependent GTPase A → MAKGQIRKALSGFYYVYADGETYQTRARGNFRNKNITPLVGDEVEFKFDSLTEGYILAIEPRKNELIRPPVANIDQAVLIISCKEPNFSENLLDRFLVYLEYNKITPILYFTKTDLLDEVGYERIKGYADYFMKIGYHVLLPKFGQSDELVGEISALFHDKVTVFMGQTGAGKSTLINKISPELDLKTGEISQYLGRGKHTTRHVELIPLEGGLVGDTPGFSAIDIPQMELPELSKQFIEINEASDYCKFRECKHVHEPKCEVKARVEAGEIAQERYDNYLQILSELENRKPMYGKNKR, encoded by the coding sequence ATGGCAAAAGGACAAATCAGAAAAGCGCTGAGTGGTTTTTATTATGTTTACGCTGATGGCGAAACATATCAGACAAGAGCCCGAGGTAACTTTAGAAATAAGAATATTACCCCGTTAGTGGGAGATGAGGTCGAGTTTAAATTTGATTCGTTGACGGAAGGCTATATTTTAGCTATCGAACCTCGTAAAAACGAATTAATTCGTCCACCCGTTGCCAATATCGATCAAGCTGTCTTGATTATTAGTTGTAAGGAACCGAATTTTTCTGAGAATTTATTAGACCGTTTTTTAGTCTATTTAGAATACAACAAGATTACGCCCATTTTGTATTTTACAAAAACAGACTTATTAGATGAAGTAGGATACGAAAGAATTAAAGGCTATGCTGATTACTTTATGAAAATTGGTTATCACGTATTATTGCCCAAATTTGGTCAATCTGATGAGTTGGTTGGTGAGATTTCAGCACTTTTCCATGATAAGGTGACGGTATTTATGGGACAAACGGGTGCGGGTAAATCAACGCTAATTAATAAAATTTCGCCTGAACTAGATTTGAAGACTGGTGAGATTTCACAATACTTAGGTCGCGGGAAACATACAACACGTCACGTTGAGTTGATTCCGTTAGAAGGTGGTTTAGTTGGCGATACACCAGGTTTTAGTGCGATTGATATTCCGCAAATGGAGTTGCCCGAGTTATCTAAGCAGTTTATCGAAATCAATGAAGCGAGTGATTATTGCAAGTTTCGCGAGTGTAAACACGTACATGAACCTAAATGTGAAGTGAAAGCTCGAGTTGAAGCTGGCGAGATTGCGCAAGAACGTTATGATAATTACTTGCAAATTTTATCCGAGCTTGAAAATCGTAAACCAATGTATGGGAAAAATAAACGTTAA
- the pknB gene encoding Stk1 family PASTA domain-containing Ser/Thr kinase, translating to MVEIGDKINGRYRVIRSIGSGGMANVYLAYDLILDREVAVKVLRFDFLEDETAIRRFRREALAASELVHPNIVGIYDVGQEDNRQYLIMEYVHGTDLKKYIRDNYPLPTEHVIAIMQQVLSAIGLAHEHRIIHRDLKPQNILMDEQGNVKIADFGIAIALSETSLTQTNTLLGSVHYLSPEQARGSMATRQSDIYALGIILYELLMGKVPFEGESAVSIALKHFQSDMPSVREQYPDIPQSLENVILKATTKEPSDRYVSAEEMANDLLTCLLPNRANEPIFEPKSVMDDETKRLTPITDTHVQQVTQVKEPAVKRETDEMVSKLDTTEKPQKKRGRKRRVALFLVLAVLAVLAGIFFAPSGTKVPDVSGLTVDDAITALADKGFKVSDDYQEEYSETIEKDHVIRTSPRVGTKAFKTETIVLTVSKGSEKIEISNFIGMSLSEAKRELTSLGIEDKRITVEEVEDPDYEPGTVVSQSPAGGSSISLEKGTVILKVSVGTEAILLDDLTGYTLTEAINYLNSQGLGFTQGSSEFSDMIPENSVISTSPGPGASLVKGNSVMITLSKGPEPVVEESSESVSESEIPSEPTSSSEVEVETEASSDEDKPSSSEEVKPDEQSDQETE from the coding sequence ATGGTAGAAATTGGTGACAAAATAAACGGACGTTACCGAGTAATTCGTAGCATTGGAAGCGGCGGAATGGCAAACGTATATCTTGCCTACGATTTGATTTTGGATCGTGAAGTAGCGGTAAAGGTTTTGCGATTTGATTTCCTAGAGGATGAAACTGCAATTAGAAGGTTTCGACGTGAGGCATTAGCGGCATCAGAATTAGTACATCCGAATATTGTTGGTATCTATGATGTTGGACAAGAAGATAATCGTCAATATTTAATTATGGAATACGTCCATGGAACTGATTTGAAAAAATATATTCGAGATAATTATCCGCTGCCAACAGAACATGTGATTGCGATTATGCAACAAGTGTTATCAGCAATTGGTTTAGCCCACGAGCATCGTATCATTCATCGTGACTTGAAGCCACAAAATATTTTGATGGACGAACAAGGTAATGTGAAAATTGCAGACTTTGGTATTGCCATTGCCCTATCTGAAACATCGTTAACGCAAACGAACACGTTATTAGGTTCGGTACATTACTTATCACCAGAACAAGCTCGTGGTAGTATGGCAACTCGTCAGTCTGATATATATGCTTTAGGGATAATATTATACGAATTGCTAATGGGAAAAGTGCCGTTTGAAGGTGAATCAGCTGTTTCCATTGCATTGAAACATTTTCAATCTGATATGCCGTCGGTACGTGAACAATATCCTGACATTCCTCAAAGTTTGGAAAATGTTATTTTGAAGGCAACAACTAAAGAGCCATCCGATCGTTATGTATCGGCAGAAGAAATGGCCAATGATTTGTTGACTTGTTTGTTACCCAATCGTGCAAATGAGCCCATTTTTGAACCTAAATCAGTGATGGATGATGAGACAAAACGTTTAACACCAATTACAGACACACACGTACAACAAGTAACGCAAGTTAAAGAGCCGGCTGTGAAACGTGAGACTGATGAAATGGTATCTAAGTTAGACACGACGGAGAAACCACAAAAAAAACGTGGACGTAAACGACGCGTCGCCTTATTTTTAGTTTTAGCTGTTTTGGCGGTGTTAGCTGGTATCTTTTTTGCGCCATCAGGAACTAAAGTCCCGGATGTGTCAGGGTTAACGGTTGATGATGCTATTACAGCATTAGCAGATAAAGGTTTTAAAGTGTCAGATGATTATCAAGAGGAATATTCTGAAACGATTGAAAAGGATCATGTGATTAGAACATCACCTCGTGTCGGTACGAAAGCTTTTAAAACCGAGACGATTGTTTTGACCGTTAGCAAAGGGTCTGAAAAAATTGAAATCAGTAATTTTATTGGTATGAGTCTATCGGAAGCTAAACGTGAATTGACCTCATTAGGAATTGAAGATAAACGTATTACTGTAGAGGAAGTGGAAGATCCTGATTATGAACCTGGCACGGTGGTAAGTCAATCACCAGCAGGCGGTTCGAGTATTTCCTTAGAAAAGGGTACAGTTATATTGAAAGTCAGTGTGGGGACTGAAGCGATTTTATTAGATGACTTAACGGGTTATACCTTAACTGAAGCTATAAACTATTTAAATAGTCAGGGTCTTGGTTTCACACAAGGTTCAAGTGAATTTTCGGATATGATTCCAGAAAATTCGGTTATCAGTACATCACCTGGTCCGGGTGCAAGTTTAGTTAAAGGGAATTCGGTTATGATTACGTTGTCTAAAGGACCAGAACCAGTAGTTGAAGAATCAAGTGAGTCGGTGAGTGAATCAGAAATACCTTCTGAGCCAACGTCATCAAGCGAAGTAGAAGTTGAAACAGAGGCATCATCTGACGAAGATAAACCATCATCAAGTGAAGAAGTTAAGCCAGATGAACAATCTGATCAAGAGACTGAATAA
- a CDS encoding DAK2 domain-containing protein: protein MVQAGSMRLDQNAEYVNSLNVFPVPDGDTGTNMNLSMTSGAKAVSGSTSEHVGELAKVLSKGLLMGARGNSGVILSQLFRGFSKAIVDFEEITSEQFAAAFANGVETAYKAVMKPVEGTILTVARESAKAGVKKAQQTEDCLEVMEAVVKGAKKSLDKTPDLLPVLKEVGVVDSGGQGLLFIYEGFLSVLSGKELETPVYQPTPAEMTEMVNAEHHRSVAGHVATEDIKFGYCTEIMVRIGEGETVDSEFDYDTFRNYLNELGDSLLVVADDEVIKVHIHTEYPGEVMNYGQKFGSLIKIKVDNMRVQHETILESDHSHEVKADTPRKPYGVIAIAAGEGVKELFLSMGANYVISGGQTMNPSTEDIMKAIDEVHAEKVIILPNNKNIFMAADQAAEVSEIPAVVVPAKTISQGMSALLGFNDQASLEENKEAMIAMLDEVASGQVTTAVRDTTIDGLEIHQDDFIGMVEGKIVVSEPERLTSSVKTIEKMLTEDSEIVTIIIGEEGTQAEAEEIEAAVLDLNDELEVEIHQGDQPVYPYIFSVE from the coding sequence ATGGTACAAGCAGGTTCGATGCGTTTGGACCAAAATGCTGAGTACGTTAACTCGTTAAACGTTTTTCCGGTGCCAGATGGCGATACTGGAACTAACATGAATTTATCAATGACAAGTGGTGCTAAAGCCGTTAGTGGTTCAACATCTGAACATGTTGGTGAATTAGCTAAAGTATTATCAAAAGGTTTATTAATGGGCGCTCGTGGTAACTCAGGAGTTATTTTATCTCAGTTATTCCGTGGTTTCTCAAAAGCAATTGTAGATTTTGAAGAAATTACAAGTGAACAATTTGCAGCAGCTTTTGCTAACGGTGTTGAAACAGCTTATAAAGCAGTTATGAAACCTGTTGAAGGGACTATTTTAACCGTTGCACGTGAAAGTGCTAAAGCTGGTGTTAAGAAAGCTCAACAAACAGAAGATTGCTTAGAAGTAATGGAAGCAGTTGTCAAAGGTGCTAAAAAATCTTTAGACAAAACACCAGATTTATTGCCAGTTCTTAAAGAAGTTGGCGTTGTTGATAGCGGTGGTCAAGGGCTATTATTTATTTATGAAGGATTTTTAAGTGTTTTATCAGGTAAAGAATTAGAAACACCTGTTTATCAACCAACACCTGCTGAAATGACAGAAATGGTGAACGCTGAGCATCACCGTAGTGTGGCTGGACACGTGGCAACTGAAGATATTAAATTCGGTTACTGTACAGAAATCATGGTTCGTATCGGTGAAGGTGAAACGGTTGATAGCGAATTTGACTATGATACTTTCCGTAACTACTTAAATGAATTAGGTGATTCATTATTAGTGGTTGCAGATGATGAAGTGATTAAAGTTCACATTCATACAGAATACCCTGGTGAAGTCATGAACTACGGTCAAAAATTTGGTTCATTAATCAAAATTAAAGTAGATAATATGCGTGTTCAACACGAAACAATTTTAGAATCAGATCATTCACACGAAGTGAAAGCTGATACACCACGTAAACCTTATGGCGTGATTGCTATCGCAGCCGGTGAAGGCGTGAAAGAATTGTTCTTAAGCATGGGAGCTAACTATGTCATCAGTGGTGGTCAAACGATGAACCCAAGTACTGAAGATATTATGAAAGCTATCGATGAAGTGCATGCTGAGAAAGTCATTATTTTACCAAATAATAAAAACATCTTCATGGCAGCTGATCAAGCAGCTGAAGTGAGTGAAATTCCAGCAGTCGTTGTGCCTGCAAAAACTATTTCTCAAGGAATGTCAGCTTTATTAGGCTTCAATGATCAAGCATCATTAGAAGAAAATAAAGAAGCAATGATTGCGATGCTTGACGAAGTAGCAAGTGGACAGGTGACAACAGCCGTTAGAGATACAACCATTGACGGTTTAGAAATTCACCAAGATGACTTCATCGGAATGGTAGAAGGTAAAATCGTTGTTTCAGAACCAGAACGTTTAACTTCTTCTGTTAAAACAATTGAAAAAATGTTAACTGAAGATAGCGAAATCGTTACAATTATTATCGGTGAAGAAGGTACACAAGCCGAAGCTGAAGAAATCGAAGCAGCCGTACTAGACTTAAACGATGAACTAGAAGTTGAAATCCACCAAGGAGACCAACCTGTTTATCCATATATCTTCTCTGTAGAATAA
- a CDS encoding Asp23/Gls24 family envelope stress response protein — protein MTVKINTQAGTIEISNEVIATVVGGAATEIYGIVGMASKNQIKDNLNGILRKENYARGVVVRQEENGVAVDVYTVISYGTKISEVSKNVQEKVKYNLETMLGITANSVNVFVQGVRVLPE, from the coding sequence ATGACTGTTAAAATTAATACACAAGCAGGAACTATCGAAATTAGCAATGAAGTAATTGCCACTGTGGTTGGCGGAGCTGCCACTGAGATTTATGGTATTGTCGGCATGGCTAGTAAGAATCAAATTAAAGATAATTTGAATGGAATCCTTCGTAAAGAAAACTATGCTCGTGGCGTTGTTGTACGTCAGGAAGAAAATGGTGTAGCAGTTGATGTTTATACTGTCATTAGCTACGGCACAAAAATTTCAGAAGTATCTAAGAACGTTCAAGAGAAAGTAAAATACAATTTAGAGACAATGTTAGGCATTACTGCCAATTCAGTTAATGTCTTTGTCCAAGGTGTACGTGTACTACCAGAATAA